In Reinekea thalattae, a genomic segment contains:
- the cobM gene encoding precorrin-4 C(11)-methyltransferase, translated as MTVYFIGAGPGDPELITVKALKRIQQCPIILYAGSLVPREIFAEVEDSAECIIDTAPLDLVAIIEHIKQAHEQGKDVARVHSGDPSLYGAIGEQIRQLEQLGIDYQIIPGVTATSASAAWLGKELTLSGVSQTIIMTRYEGKTPFPERERLPALAASGATLAIHLGITRIHKIVDELIPHYGEDCPVAVCYRTSWPDQDKVTGTLKDIVKKVRDKKLTRTSLILVGHVLGDTDFQDSYLYDKDQPHIFRPREKREK; from the coding sequence ATGACCGTTTATTTTATTGGCGCAGGTCCAGGTGACCCAGAACTCATTACTGTTAAGGCGTTAAAGCGCATTCAGCAATGCCCGATTATTTTATATGCCGGATCACTGGTACCGCGTGAAATTTTTGCCGAGGTTGAAGACAGTGCCGAATGCATTATCGATACCGCGCCACTGGATCTTGTCGCTATTATTGAGCACATTAAACAGGCACACGAGCAGGGTAAGGATGTTGCTCGCGTACATTCTGGAGACCCTTCTTTGTACGGCGCTATTGGCGAACAGATTCGTCAGTTAGAACAGTTAGGAATCGATTACCAAATTATTCCTGGTGTTACTGCGACATCGGCTTCGGCTGCTTGGTTAGGTAAAGAGCTAACACTTTCTGGTGTTTCGCAAACCATTATTATGACTCGCTATGAAGGGAAAACGCCGTTTCCAGAACGTGAACGATTACCAGCGCTGGCAGCCAGTGGTGCAACTCTAGCCATTCATTTGGGTATTACTCGCATTCATAAAATCGTTGATGAACTGATTCCGCATTACGGCGAAGACTGCCCAGTGGCAGTTTGTTACCGGACCTCATGGCCAGACCAAGATAAGGTAACCGGCACACTAAAAGATATTGTTAAAAAAGTACGTGATAAAAAGCTCACCCGTACGTCATTAATTTTAGTTGGCCATGTGTTAGGCGATACCGATTTTCAGGATTCCTATCTATACGATAAAGATCAGCCGCATATTTTTAGGCCGCGAGAAAAGCGAGAAAAATAA
- the cobI gene encoding precorrin-2 C(20)-methyltransferase: protein MQGNFIGVGVGPGDPELMTLKAARCINEADVIAYICNEQGESTSRHIWQSYVNELAQGETKEQLELPIAVNMFIGREAANSAYDLAAEKIQTLVTVGKKVVFICEGDPLFFGSFGYLLERLESRISCQVVPGISSVNAASAAIKKPLTLLRESFAVASGRHDEAALTEVLKTHDSVVIMKAGKERQTILNALAKAGRSHEAHYLENISRENEFIADDITQLDPKRGPYFSLFVVIPSQRDRS, encoded by the coding sequence ATGCAAGGGAATTTTATTGGCGTCGGCGTAGGCCCAGGCGATCCAGAATTAATGACATTAAAGGCGGCGCGTTGCATTAACGAGGCCGATGTCATTGCCTATATTTGCAATGAGCAGGGCGAGTCAACCAGTCGTCATATTTGGCAGTCTTACGTTAACGAATTGGCGCAGGGCGAAACGAAAGAGCAGCTTGAATTGCCGATCGCCGTCAATATGTTTATTGGTCGTGAAGCGGCAAATTCCGCTTACGATTTAGCCGCCGAAAAAATACAAACGCTGGTCACTGTCGGTAAAAAGGTGGTGTTTATTTGTGAAGGTGATCCATTGTTTTTTGGTTCATTCGGTTACCTGTTAGAGCGGCTAGAAAGTCGTATCAGCTGCCAAGTGGTGCCTGGTATTAGCTCGGTAAATGCAGCCTCGGCAGCGATTAAAAAACCGCTAACTTTATTACGCGAATCATTTGCCGTGGCTTCTGGCCGTCACGATGAAGCAGCGCTAACCGAAGTGCTTAAAACACACGACAGTGTCGTGATCATGAAAGCAGGTAAAGAGCGGCAAACTATTTTAAATGCCTTAGCTAAAGCAGGGCGCAGTCACGAAGCGCACTACCTAGAAAATATATCGCGTGAAAACGAATTTATCGCTGACGACATCACTCAGCTTGATCCAAAGCGCGGGCCTTACTTTTCATTGTTTGTGGTTATTCCGTCGCAGCGTGATCGCTCTTAG
- the cobJ gene encoding precorrin-3B C(17)-methyltransferase, whose amino-acid sequence MSTLYVLGVGPGDKQLLTPKASAAIEKSTDLVAYGLYLDLLGELCDGKKHHDLPLGEEIGRARLALDLAAQGKTTALISSGDIGIYAMATLVFELLDQQLQGNEQNPQWLDVEIEVVPGISAMQAGASRVGAMLGHDFCTISLSDLLTPWQTIEKRLHACGQGDFVVSFYNPKSKKRDWQINTARDILLQYRPASTPVLIGRQLTREDESITITTLEKLHADDVDMFTLVSVGNSESRHILNGNKEWVYTPRGYSKKL is encoded by the coding sequence ATGAGTACTTTATACGTCCTCGGCGTTGGCCCAGGAGATAAACAACTATTAACACCCAAAGCAAGCGCAGCCATTGAAAAAAGCACTGACCTTGTCGCTTACGGTTTGTATTTGGATTTATTAGGCGAGTTGTGTGATGGCAAAAAGCATCACGACTTACCCTTAGGTGAAGAAATCGGTCGTGCTCGTTTAGCACTCGATCTAGCAGCGCAAGGCAAAACCACCGCGCTAATTTCCAGTGGTGATATTGGCATTTATGCCATGGCAACCTTGGTGTTTGAGTTACTCGATCAACAACTACAAGGCAATGAACAAAACCCGCAATGGTTAGATGTTGAGATCGAGGTTGTACCGGGGATTTCTGCCATGCAAGCCGGTGCTAGCCGTGTTGGTGCAATGCTTGGACATGATTTTTGTACTATCTCATTATCTGACTTATTAACGCCGTGGCAGACCATCGAAAAGCGTTTGCACGCCTGTGGTCAGGGCGATTTTGTGGTGTCTTTTTATAACCCAAAATCGAAAAAGCGCGACTGGCAAATTAATACTGCTCGCGACATCCTATTGCAGTATCGTCCAGCAAGTACGCCGGTTTTAATTGGCCGACAGCTAACACGTGAAGATGAAAGCATTACCATTACTACGTTAGAAAAACTGCACGCCGACGACGTTGATATGTTCACCCTAGTCAGCGTTGGTAATAGCGAGTCACGCCATATCTTGAATGGTAATAAAGAATGGGTTTATACACCGAGAGGTTACAGTAAAAAATTATGA
- a CDS encoding cobalt-precorrin 5A hydrolase — protein MNRPIKIFSLTASGARLAERLVDLVENSEHLANAKPFAQQVQTAFQQGDALILICATGIAVRTLAPVLQSKLTDPPVLVLDEQGQFVIPLLSGHEGGANAWAQRLAEQLQAQLVLTTAKGYLKPVYAVGMGCERGCSKEHLAELFQQALTQTNLKLADINSLNSIDIKADEQGLIELADDLKLPYQTFDVDRLKVVEPLLSTRSEYVYNTVGVYGVAESAALVAAMAAVSSDSNQQKLNNTELVLNKIKTPKATVAIARCFLDE, from the coding sequence ATGAATCGTCCGATTAAAATATTTTCGTTAACCGCCAGCGGCGCTCGTTTGGCAGAACGTCTTGTCGACCTAGTCGAGAACAGCGAGCACCTTGCTAATGCCAAACCCTTTGCGCAGCAAGTGCAAACGGCTTTTCAGCAAGGCGATGCGTTAATTTTAATTTGTGCCACTGGCATTGCTGTGCGTACTTTGGCGCCAGTGTTGCAGAGCAAGCTTACTGATCCGCCGGTATTGGTGTTAGATGAGCAGGGCCAGTTTGTGATCCCACTGTTGTCTGGTCATGAAGGCGGTGCCAATGCTTGGGCGCAACGGCTTGCAGAACAGTTACAAGCGCAGCTGGTGTTAACCACGGCAAAGGGCTATTTAAAACCTGTGTACGCCGTTGGCATGGGCTGTGAGCGAGGCTGCTCCAAAGAACATTTGGCAGAGCTGTTTCAGCAGGCTTTAACGCAAACCAATTTGAAATTGGCAGATATCAACAGCCTAAATAGCATTGATATTAAGGCAGATGAGCAAGGCCTGATTGAATTGGCAGATGACCTAAAACTGCCATACCAAACCTTTGATGTTGACAGGCTCAAGGTTGTAGAGCCGCTGTTGAGTACTCGCTCAGAATACGTTTACAACACTGTCGGCGTTTACGGTGTCGCTGAGTCTGCCGCATTGGTCGCGGCTATGGCGGCAGTGTCTAGCGACTCAAATCAGCAGAAGCTCAATAATACTGAGTTAGTGCTGAATAAAATTAAAACACCGAAGGCGACAGTTGCCATTGCGCGGTGTTTTTTGGATGAATAA
- the cbiE gene encoding precorrin-6y C5,15-methyltransferase (decarboxylating) subunit CbiE encodes MTTLQIKVVGLGVSVPADLSREAQQALIDADVVFGWQRHQALLSAIVSKNKFVQVDALSDLTQALTEQESQQESKQEPKQQSQLESEKQPRQVVVVASGDPLFYGVGKWLKLNKPESASIGFYPAVSSIQAACHQQGLSLQDVKVVSLHGRPLLSLRPWLKAKAKLVVLTDQHSNPNALAQQCAETGFTDSVLHVHENLGGANSRSRCFTVRELLEKPQLFGDLLVCVIEVQGPGWLPQAPGIADELFETGAEAGKGMISKREVRLLILSYLQPSIGDVIWDVGAGCGGVAVELSYWNPEAEVQAVEYQPERLAYLRHNREKFGVVKNLTVVEGKAPAALKNLAAPSKVFVGGSDGELASILYTSWQALPLGGVLVGSAVIASTKQCLADFCQRLAAQKLADVESVELAVKRGSIMADQNTTSALQYQAKLPVEIFKLVKRSNTDIAAALGDFLV; translated from the coding sequence ATGACAACACTACAGATTAAGGTGGTTGGCTTAGGTGTCAGTGTGCCGGCAGATTTGAGTCGCGAAGCGCAACAGGCGTTGATTGATGCCGATGTCGTTTTTGGTTGGCAGCGGCATCAGGCTTTGCTGTCTGCTATTGTCAGCAAAAATAAATTTGTCCAAGTCGATGCATTATCGGATTTAACGCAGGCGTTAACTGAGCAGGAATCGCAACAAGAATCGAAACAAGAGCCGAAACAGCAGTCACAGCTTGAGTCTGAAAAACAGCCGCGCCAAGTTGTTGTTGTCGCCTCCGGTGATCCGCTCTTTTATGGCGTCGGTAAATGGTTAAAACTGAATAAACCAGAGTCTGCCAGTATTGGTTTTTATCCTGCGGTCAGTAGTATTCAGGCGGCTTGTCATCAGCAGGGTTTATCGCTGCAAGATGTAAAAGTAGTAAGTTTGCATGGGCGGCCATTATTAAGTTTACGGCCGTGGCTGAAAGCGAAGGCTAAGCTCGTTGTGTTGACTGACCAGCACAGTAATCCGAATGCATTAGCACAGCAGTGTGCCGAAACTGGCTTTACCGATTCTGTTTTGCATGTGCACGAAAACCTAGGCGGTGCCAACAGTCGAAGTCGGTGTTTTACTGTTAGAGAGTTGCTTGAAAAGCCGCAGCTGTTTGGTGATCTTTTGGTGTGCGTAATAGAGGTACAAGGCCCGGGCTGGCTACCACAAGCGCCGGGTATTGCCGATGAGCTTTTTGAAACCGGTGCCGAAGCAGGCAAAGGCATGATCAGTAAGCGAGAAGTTCGTTTACTGATTTTATCTTACTTACAGCCGAGTATCGGTGATGTGATTTGGGATGTCGGTGCTGGCTGTGGCGGAGTCGCGGTCGAATTAAGTTATTGGAACCCTGAGGCCGAGGTGCAGGCGGTGGAATATCAACCTGAGCGTTTGGCGTATTTGCGACATAATCGCGAAAAATTTGGCGTGGTGAAAAACCTCACCGTTGTCGAAGGTAAAGCGCCAGCGGCATTAAAAAATTTAGCCGCTCCGAGCAAGGTTTTTGTTGGCGGCAGTGATGGCGAGTTGGCGTCTATTTTATACACCAGCTGGCAAGCCTTGCCGCTAGGTGGTGTTTTGGTTGGCAGCGCGGTGATTGCCAGCACCAAGCAATGCTTGGCTGATTTTTGCCAGCGCTTGGCTGCACAAAAGCTCGCGGATGTTGAATCGGTCGAGTTAGCGGTTAAGCGGGGCTCGATAATGGCTGATCAAAACACAACTAGTGCATTGCAGTACCAAGCTAAGTTACCGGTCGAAATCTTTAAATTGGTTAAACGATCTAATACCGATATTGCTGCGGCGCTGGGCGATTTTTTAGTGTAG